In Tenrec ecaudatus isolate mTenEca1 chromosome 4, mTenEca1.hap1, whole genome shotgun sequence, a single window of DNA contains:
- the LOC142446402 gene encoding olfactory receptor 8K5-like, translating to MGQQNISILTEFILMRITKRPELQFPLFGLLLIIYMITLTGNLGMIILTKVDSRLHTPMYFFIRNLALIDLGNATAIYPKVLACLASNQYIISYYACAVQMAFFILYIICVLYVLASMAYDRFVAICNPLLYNVIMSQRLCHVLVGIPYFASTFQSVFITSKVFASTFCGNNVVSHFYCDDAAFIPLLCSNAREIEITIIIFSGFNVISTLMFILMTYLLILIAIFRMHSAEGRKKAFSTCGSHLTVVVVFYGSVLYMYLQPESAHSSDNEKIASVFYTLFIPMLNPFIYSLRNKEVKNAFQRVIKNRCKLCI from the coding sequence ATGGGTCAACAGAATATATCCATACTgactgaattcattttaatgagaATCACAAAGCGACCTGAGCTGCAGTTCCCACTCTTTGGCCTGCTTCTCATCATCTACATGATTACACTGACGGGCAATCTGGGCATGATCATCTTGACCAAGGTGGACTCCCGCCTACACACGCCTATGTATTTCTTTATCAGAAACTTGGCCCTGATTGATCTTGGAAATGCTACTGCTATTTATCCCAAGGTGTTAGCATGTTTAGCTTCCAATCAATATATCATATCCTATTATGCATGTGCAGTACAGATGGCTTTCTTCATTTTGTATATTATTTGTGTGCTTTACGTCCTGGCCTCCATGGCTTATGACCGTTTTGTGGCCATCTGTAACCCTCTGCTCTACAATGTCATCATGTCTCAGAGACTTTGCCATGTGCTCGTGGGCATTCCATACTTCGCCAGTACTTTTCAGTCGGTGTTCATCACCAGTAAGGTTTTTGCCTCGACCTTTTGTGGCAACAATGTGGTCAGTCATTTCTATTGTGACGATGCTGCCTTTATACCTTTGCTCTGCTCAAATGCCCGCGAAATTGAAATCACGATCATCATATTTTCAGGATTTAATGTGATTTCCACCCTCATGTTCATTCTCATGACCTACCTGCTGATTCTGATAGCCATATTTCGAATGCACTCTGCCGAGGGCAGGAAGAAGGCTTTCTCCACATGTGGGTCTCACCTCACGGTGGTGGTTGTGTTCTATGGGTCTGTGCTGTATATGTACCTGCAGCCTGAATCTGCTCACTCTTCTGATAATGAAAAAATAGCCTCTGTGTTTTATACTTTGTTCATCCCCATGCTTAACCCATTCATATACAGCTTAAGGAACAAAGAGGTAAAGAATGCCTTCCAGAGGGTCATTAAGAATCGATGCAAACTTTGTATTTAA